From the Theobroma cacao cultivar B97-61/B2 chromosome 2, Criollo_cocoa_genome_V2, whole genome shotgun sequence genome, one window contains:
- the LOC18610240 gene encoding pre-mRNA-splicing factor ATP-dependent RNA helicase DEAH10, producing MPSMAQTPNPSANGNLSFNHNNNNNNKPNFFARSRKILEQRKSLPIASVERRLIEEVRKHDNLIIVGETGSGKTTQIPQFLFNAGFCRGGKTVGITQPRRVAAVTVAKRVAEECGVELGQKVGYSIRFEDVTSSSTSIKYMTDGLLLREALLDPYLSKYSVIVVDEAHERTVHTDVLLGLLKKVHNVRSKYIRDHTSVGHKRASDGAILEKENADPCISVLKQCEGRKLPPLKLIIMSASLDARVFSEYFGGARAVHIQGRQFPVDIFYTVNPQTDYLDSAIITIFQIHLEEAPGDILVFLTGQEEIESVEKQIQDNLRQLPEDSRKMSTAPIFSSLPSEQQMRVFAPAPAGFRKVILATNIAETSVTIPGVKYVIDPGVVKARCYDPIKGMESLIVVPTSKAQALQRSGRAGRDGRGKCFRLYPESEFEKLEDSTKPEIKRCNLSNVILQLKALGVDDIFGFDFIEKPSRAAIKRSVEELILLGALTDDCKLSDPVGHQMARLPLDPIYSKALILASQFNCLEEMLIAVAMLSVESIFYEPREKKNEARTAKNCFASPEGDHLTLINVYRASNDLLEKRKSEVGKDKHEKILRKWCKENFISSRSLRHARDIHSQIQQHVEQMGLCISSCGDDTLQFRRCLAAAFFLNAALKQPNKTYRALASGEVVHIHPTSVLFHTKADCIIFNEFVKTSKEYIRNVTIIDGFWLTELAPHYYARQE from the exons ATGCCATCAATGGCGCAAACCCCAAACCCCAGCGCCAACGGCAACCTCTCCTTTAAccacaacaacaacaacaacaataaaCCCAACTTCTTTGCCAG GAGTCGGAAGATTTTAGAGCAGCGGAAGTCTCTTCCTATTGCTTCAG TTGAGAGAAGACTTATTGAGGAGGTTCGGAAACATGATAACTTAATCATTGTTGGTGAAACTGGAAGTGGGAAAACAACCC AGATACCTCAGTTTTTATTCAATGCTGGGTTCTGCCGTGGTGGGAAAACTGTTGGGATAACGCAGCCTAGGCGTGTTGCTGCTGTTACTGTTGCGAAAAGGGTAGCTGAGGAATGTGGTGTTGAGTTGGGGCAGAAAGTTGGGTATTCTATTAGGTTTGAGGATGTCACTTCTAGCTCAACAAGTATCAAGTACATGACTGATGGATTACTTCTTAG GGAGGCATTATTGGATCCATATCTCTCTAAGTATTCAGTGATCGTTGTTGACGAAGCTCATGAGAGAACTGTCCACACTGATGTATTGTTGGGTTTGCTGAAAAAGGTACACAATGTGAGGTCCAAATATATAAGAGACCATACTAGTGTAGGTCATAAGAGGGCAAGTGATGGTGCAATCTTGGAGAAAGAAAACGCTGATCCATGCATCAGTGTTTTAAAGCAATGCGAGGGGAGGAAATTACCTCCTTTGAAATTAATCATCATGTCTGCCAGCTTGGATGCACGTGTGTTCTCTGAATACTTTGGTGGTGCAAGAGCAGTTCACATTCAAGGTCGACAGTTTCCAGTGGATATATTTTATACTGTCAATCCTCAGACTGATTATTTAGATTCAGCAATTATCACCATTTTCCAG ATTCATTTAGAGGAGGCCCCTGGTGACATTCTTGTATTTTTGACTGGGCAAGAAGAGATCGAATCTGTTGAAAAGCAAATCCAGGACAATTTACGACAATTACCTGAAGATAGTCGAAAAATGTCAACAGCTCCTATATTTTCGTCTCTTCCTTCAGAACAGCAAATGCGAGTTTTTGCACCTGCTCCTGCAGGTTTCCGTAAG GTTATATTAGCAACCAATATTGCTGAGACATCAGTGACAATACCTGGAGTTAAGTATGTTATAGATCCTGGAGTTGTAAAAGCACGCTGCTATGATCCGATCAAAGGGATGGAATCATTGATTGTTGTTCCAACTTCAAAAGCACAAGCACTCCAAAGAAG TGGACGTGCAGGGCGTGACGGACGTGGAAAGTGTTTCCGTCTCTACCCAGAGAGCGAGTTTGAGAAGCTTGAGGATTCAACCAAGCCCGAGATTAAAAGGTGCAACCTCTCGAATGTCATTTTGCAGCTCAAGGCCCTGGGTGTTGATGATATTTTTGGATTTGACTTCATAGAAAAACCCTCAAG GGCTGCTATTAAAAGATCAGTGGAGGAGTTGATCTTGCTAGGTGCTTTAACAGATGACTGCAAACTGTCAGATCCAGTTGGTCATCAAATGGCTCGTCTCCCATTAGATCCCATTTATTCTAAAGCTCTCATCCTAGCTAGCCAGTTCAACTGCCTAGAAGAAATGTTGATTGCTGTTGCAATGCTCTCAGTAGAATCTATTTTTTATGAGCCGCGTGAGAAGAAAAATGAG GCAAGAACTGCAAAGAATTGCTTTGCAAGTCCTGAGGGAGACCATCTCACTTTGATAAATGTATACCGAGCATCTAATGATTTATTGGAGAAGAGAAAGTCAGAGGTTGGCAAAGACAAGCATGAAAAAATTCTTAGAAAATGGTGCAAGGAAAACTTTATCAGTAGCCGTTCTTTGAGACATGCTCGCGACATCCACAG TCAAATCCAACAACATGTTGAACAAATGGGCCTTTGTATTTCTTCTTGCGGAGATGACACACTTCAGTTCCGTAGATGCCTTGCTGCTGCTTTTTTCCTTAATGCAGCTTTGAAGCAGCCCAACAAAACATACAG GGCTTTGGCAAGTGGTGAGGTGGTGCACATCCACCCTACTTCTGTATTATTCCACACTAAAGCTGACTGCATTATTTTCAACGAGTTTGTCAAAACTTCTAAGGAGTACATCCGCAATGTAACAATAATTGATGGCTTTTGGTTGACTGAGTTAGCCCCCCACTATTATGCCAGGCAGGAGTAA
- the LOC18610239 gene encoding putative methylesterase 11, chloroplastic codes for MGNTFGCIYPDDRKASPRRASRYPPPRPLPSRPATSSSAAFTPSFNARPSFLSSFTSSSSRKERDKRRASSAGSLDLDQHESAVIQEQAIAAALLFRHHQSNNSLPFIRSTSVVHPSPGSKKHRFPRSSSTRQPSPSDPTLRPQQLVNSQQGVKIHGLETNHLVLVHGGGFGAWCWYKTMTLLEESGFKVDAVDLTGSGVSSFDTNSITSLAQYVKPLTDIFDKLEDGKKVLLVGHDFGGACISFVMELYPSKIAKAIFVAAAMLTSGQSTLDMFSQQTGSNDLMRQAQIFLYANGNNNPPTAVDLDKTSLRDLFFNQSSAKDVALASVSMRPIPFAPVLEKLSLSDMNYGSIRRFYVKTQEDRAIAIPLQEAMIKSNPPEQVFQLKGSDHAPFFSRPQGLHKILIEIAQLPAKQACSSAPELRHLLEYGTF; via the exons ATGGGAAATACGTTCGGTTGTATATATCCTGATGATCGAAAAGCGTCCCCGAGGAGAGCTTCAAGGTATCCTCCGCCACGCCCTCTACCCTCCCGCCCCGCCACTTCCTCCTCCGCCGCCTTCACACCTTCGTTTAATGCAAGGCCGAGCTTTTTGTCTTCGTTTACTTCTTCTTCCTCGAGGAAGGAGAGGGACAAGAGGAGAGCATCATCAGCAGGGAGTCTTGACCTTGACCAACATGAGTCTGCTGTCATCCAAGAACAAGCTATTGCCGCTGCGTTGCTGTTCCGGCATCATCAGAGCAACAACTCTCTTCCTTTTATCCGATCAACTTCGGTCGTTCATCCCTCGCCGGGTTCGAAGAAGCATCGTTTTCCGAGGAGTTCAAGCACTAGGCAACCTTCACCATCCGATCCTACGTTAAGGCCTCAACAACTTGTCAACAGCCAGCAG GGAGTCAAGATTCATGGTCTTGAAACCAACCATCTTGTGCTTGTCCATGGAGGTGGTTTTGGTGCTTGGTGTTGGTACAAAACAATGACACTTTTGGAGGAAAGTGGGTTCAAAGTCGATGCTGTTGACTTGACTGGTTCTGGAGTTAGTTCTTTTGATACAAACAGCATCACTTCTTTGGCACAGTATGTAAAGCCACTCACTGATATCTTTGACAAGCTAGAAGATGGGAAGAAG GTCCTTTTGGTGGGACATGATTTTGGTGGTGCTTGTATCTCCTTTGTGATGGAGTTGTATCCATCTAAGATTGCAAAAGCTATTTTTGTTGCTGCAGCAATGTTGACTAGTGGCCAGAGTACCCTGGATATGTTCTCCCAACAG ACGGGCTCGAATGATCTGATGCGACAGGCTCAGATATTTTTGTATGCCAACGGTAATAACAACCCTCCAACTGCTGTTGATCTCGACAAAACATCATTGAGAGACTTGTTCTTCAATCAAAGTTCAGCTAAG GATGTTGCCCTGGCATCAGTATCAATGAGACCAATCCCTTTCGCGCCGGTTTTAGAGAAGCTTTCACTTTCTGATATGAACTATGGCTCCATCCGACGCTTCTATGTAAAAACTCAGGAAGATCGTGCCATTGCTATCCCTTTACAGGAAGCCATGATAAAATCCAATCCACCAGAACAAGTCTTCCAGCTTAAGGGTTCTGATCATGCCCCTTTCTTCTCAAGGCCTCAAGGTTTGCACAAGATACTTATAGAAATAGCACAGCTTCCAGCAAAGCAGGCCTGCAGCAGTGCACCTGAGCTGAGGCATCTTTTGGAATATGGCACATTCTGA